In Pelosinus sp. UFO1, one genomic interval encodes:
- a CDS encoding ABC transporter substrate-binding protein, which produces MFKKMNAKWLSLIVGTSLVAGLLTGCGSSASKDIKIGVVYELTGSTASFGTAAANGAKLAFKEINANGGVLGKQIQIAVADNKGEPSESSNAMTKVISQDKVIAVTGFTTSSNGIAGSTVAEANKIPFVAAATTNPKVTLDENSGKVKNYTFRVCFIDPFQGTVGANFVLNSLKAKNAAIMIDNSSDYSKGLSKFFKDAFTKGGGTVAIEEAYLQNDQDFKTVLTKIKATNPDVIYVPGYYGEVGKIIKQAREIGITVPFVGGDGWDSPKLAEIGGADALNNTFFTNHYSVEDNSPKSKAFLDAFQKEYGQVPDAMAVLGYDAAYALVDAIKRANSTDSEKIREALAATKDFQGVTGALTLNATHDAIKSAVIIEMKNGKQVYKETVKP; this is translated from the coding sequence GTGTTTAAAAAAATGAATGCGAAATGGTTATCTCTAATTGTTGGTACTAGTTTAGTCGCTGGTCTGTTAACTGGATGTGGTTCAAGTGCAAGTAAAGATATTAAAATTGGTGTTGTATATGAATTGACAGGAAGCACTGCATCTTTTGGTACAGCTGCTGCGAATGGTGCTAAATTAGCATTTAAAGAAATTAATGCCAATGGTGGTGTCTTAGGCAAACAAATTCAAATCGCTGTTGCCGATAACAAAGGTGAACCATCCGAATCCTCTAATGCTATGACGAAAGTTATTTCTCAAGATAAAGTAATTGCCGTTACTGGTTTCACAACTAGCTCAAACGGTATTGCAGGTTCTACAGTTGCAGAAGCAAATAAGATTCCATTCGTTGCCGCTGCGACAACAAACCCTAAAGTGACTTTAGACGAAAACTCTGGAAAAGTAAAAAACTATACCTTCCGTGTTTGCTTCATTGATCCCTTCCAAGGAACTGTAGGTGCTAATTTCGTTTTAAATTCCTTAAAGGCTAAAAATGCTGCTATTATGATTGATAATTCCAGTGACTATAGCAAAGGATTATCTAAATTCTTTAAAGATGCCTTCACTAAGGGTGGTGGTACAGTCGCTATCGAAGAAGCTTACTTACAAAATGACCAAGATTTCAAAACTGTGTTAACAAAAATTAAAGCTACCAATCCAGATGTAATTTATGTACCTGGTTATTATGGTGAAGTTGGTAAGATCATTAAACAAGCCCGCGAGATTGGTATCACAGTACCATTTGTTGGTGGCGATGGCTGGGACTCTCCTAAATTGGCTGAAATCGGTGGAGCAGATGCTCTTAATAATACTTTCTTTACGAATCACTATTCCGTTGAAGACAACAGCCCTAAATCAAAAGCTTTCTTAGATGCCTTCCAGAAAGAATATGGTCAAGTGCCAGATGCAATGGCTGTTCTTGGATATGATGCAGCTTATGCTTTAGTAGATGCTATCAAACGTGCTAACAGCACAGATTCAGAAAAAATTCGTGAAGCCCTTGCTGCAACAAAAGATTTCCAAGGTGTAACAGGTGCATTGACGTTAAATGCGACTCATGATGCAATCAAGAGTGCGGTTATAATTGAAATGAAAAATGGCAAGCAAGTATATAAAGAAACAGTTAAACCTTAA
- the pruA gene encoding L-glutamate gamma-semialdehyde dehydrogenase — translation MITEYKNEPFTNFGIPENKAAMEKALAAVQLEKGAHYPLVIGGEKINTEARITSINPSNTVDIVGTVARANVDLAEKAVEAAKQAFASWQYVCPAERSLYLFKASAVLRRRKFEFSAWLVEEAGKTWAEADADTAEAIDFMEYYARQMDKYAKGMEVTPYPGEQNECSYIPLGVGVVIPPWNFPLAILAGMTAAAIVAGNTVIMKPASSTPVIAAKFMELWEEVSLPAGVVNYLPGSGGTIGDYLVSHAQVRFINFTGSKEIGLRINKLAADLSPGQKWIKRVVAEMGGKDSIIVDSEADIEEAAAGIVASAFGFQGQKCSACSRAIVVRDVYDAVLTKVVEKTKALRIGAASSSDSNIGPVIDESSYKKILSYIEIGETEGKLECGGSTAGKQGYFIEPTVFSGIAPEARISQEEIFGPVLAVIPADDFDHALAIANGTEYGLTGAVYSKNRAKLEQARREFHVGNLYFNRKCTGALVGVHPFGGFNLSGTDSKAGGADYLLLFLQAKSICEKL, via the coding sequence ATGATTACAGAATACAAAAATGAACCGTTTACCAACTTTGGTATCCCTGAAAACAAAGCGGCTATGGAGAAAGCATTGGCTGCGGTACAATTAGAAAAAGGTGCTCATTATCCTTTGGTGATTGGTGGGGAAAAGATTAACACAGAAGCGCGTATTACGTCTATCAATCCTTCCAATACTGTTGATATTGTTGGTACGGTAGCTCGGGCCAATGTAGATTTAGCTGAAAAAGCAGTAGAAGCTGCTAAGCAAGCCTTCGCTTCCTGGCAATATGTTTGCCCTGCGGAACGTTCTCTATATTTGTTCAAAGCATCAGCAGTTTTGCGTAGACGTAAATTTGAGTTTTCCGCTTGGTTGGTAGAAGAGGCAGGAAAAACTTGGGCAGAAGCAGATGCTGATACTGCTGAGGCCATTGATTTTATGGAGTACTATGCTCGTCAGATGGATAAATACGCAAAAGGGATGGAAGTCACTCCTTATCCTGGAGAACAGAATGAATGTTCATATATCCCATTAGGTGTTGGCGTTGTCATTCCACCATGGAATTTCCCATTGGCAATCCTAGCTGGTATGACTGCGGCTGCCATTGTAGCAGGCAATACAGTGATTATGAAGCCTGCTAGTTCTACACCTGTAATTGCCGCTAAGTTTATGGAGCTTTGGGAGGAAGTATCTTTGCCTGCTGGTGTTGTCAATTATCTTCCAGGTAGTGGTGGAACGATTGGCGATTATTTGGTATCCCATGCGCAAGTTCGTTTTATCAACTTTACGGGTTCCAAAGAAATTGGGCTCCGTATTAACAAATTAGCTGCAGATTTGTCCCCAGGACAAAAATGGATTAAACGAGTCGTCGCTGAAATGGGGGGGAAAGATTCTATCATTGTCGATAGTGAAGCCGATATAGAAGAAGCTGCTGCTGGCATTGTTGCCTCCGCTTTTGGTTTTCAAGGACAAAAATGTTCTGCTTGCTCTCGTGCAATTGTTGTGAGGGATGTTTACGACGCAGTGTTAACGAAAGTAGTTGAAAAAACGAAGGCACTTCGCATTGGTGCTGCTAGCAGTTCAGATAGTAATATTGGTCCTGTAATTGATGAAAGTTCCTACAAAAAGATTCTAAGTTATATTGAAATAGGCGAAACAGAAGGAAAATTAGAATGTGGTGGATCTACAGCTGGTAAACAAGGTTACTTTATAGAACCCACTGTGTTTTCAGGCATTGCACCGGAAGCGCGGATTTCCCAAGAAGAAATTTTTGGCCCAGTACTAGCTGTTATCCCGGCAGATGACTTTGATCATGCCCTAGCCATTGCTAACGGCACTGAATATGGTCTTACTGGTGCGGTATACTCCAAGAATCGTGCAAAACTAGAACAAGCACGTCGTGAGTTTCATGTAGGTAACTTGTATTTTAATCGTAAATGTACTGGCGCATTAGTAGGTGTTCATCCTTTTGGCGGCTTTAACTTATCTGGAACGGATTCAAAAGCTGGTGGCGCTGATTATTTACTGTTGTTTTTACAAGCAAAATCCATCTGCGAAAAACTATAA
- a CDS encoding FAD-binding oxidoreductase yields MIKSADVVVIGGGVVGCSTAYNLAKLGAGKVVVLEKNYLASGSTGRCGAGMRMQWGTETNCLLSRESVKMLSHLPELLNVDVDIEFTQNGYLMPAYSEKMAEQFKQNLVLQNSLAIPAKWVTPEESLEIVPFLNTKGMLGATYCAEDGHCNPFKVTEAYAQAAKKLQVEIYTNTQVLGIVTENGKIVSVRTNQGDIQTDTVVNAAGGYAKEVGRMVGVELPIFPERHEILVTEPVEPTMGPMVMSFYHNLYCQQSPHGSFIMGIGHPNEPEGYDINSSWQFLRDMVERVVEILPPLAGLNIVRQWAGLYDMCPDRTPILGNSPQLQRFYTAAGFSGHGFMISPITGQLMAEMIVGKPTAFPIQMFDAGRFERGELFVEPSVV; encoded by the coding sequence ATGATTAAGTCGGCAGATGTTGTTGTTATTGGTGGTGGTGTTGTTGGTTGCTCTACGGCCTATAACCTAGCCAAATTAGGGGCGGGAAAAGTCGTGGTATTGGAGAAAAACTACCTAGCGAGTGGATCTACTGGCCGTTGTGGTGCAGGCATGCGAATGCAGTGGGGAACGGAGACCAATTGCCTATTATCGAGAGAAAGCGTCAAAATGTTATCCCATTTGCCTGAATTACTCAATGTAGATGTAGATATTGAATTTACGCAAAACGGGTATCTTATGCCAGCTTATTCTGAAAAGATGGCAGAACAGTTTAAACAAAATTTAGTTCTGCAAAATTCCCTTGCTATTCCAGCAAAGTGGGTAACACCCGAAGAGTCCCTAGAGATTGTGCCCTTCCTAAATACAAAAGGAATGCTTGGTGCTACTTATTGCGCGGAAGATGGTCATTGTAACCCTTTCAAAGTAACGGAAGCCTATGCCCAAGCTGCAAAAAAACTACAGGTTGAAATTTATACAAATACACAGGTATTAGGAATTGTAACGGAAAATGGCAAGATTGTGTCCGTCCGTACAAACCAAGGGGATATTCAAACAGATACAGTTGTCAATGCGGCAGGAGGATATGCCAAAGAAGTAGGCCGTATGGTTGGCGTGGAACTACCAATCTTTCCAGAACGTCATGAAATTTTAGTAACAGAGCCTGTAGAACCTACTATGGGACCCATGGTAATGAGTTTTTATCATAACTTATATTGTCAACAAAGTCCTCATGGCAGCTTTATTATGGGAATTGGTCATCCGAACGAACCAGAAGGATACGATATCAATTCCAGTTGGCAGTTTTTACGTGATATGGTAGAACGAGTGGTGGAAATATTACCTCCCTTAGCGGGGCTAAATATTGTCAGGCAGTGGGCTGGTTTATATGACATGTGTCCTGATCGTACTCCTATACTTGGTAATAGTCCACAATTGCAGCGTTTTTATACTGCGGCAGGATTCAGTGGGCATGGTTTCATGATTTCACCGATTACAGGACAATTGATGGCTGAAATGATAGTGGGTAAACCAACGGCATTCCCAATTCAAATGTTTGATGCAGGGCGTTTTGAACGAGGCGAGCTGTTTGTAGAACCTTCTGTCGTATAA
- a CDS encoding (2Fe-2S)-binding protein, giving the protein MEQNDITICRCEDITLGEIREQIALGKHTIEEIKRACRAGMGPCQGRTCAPLIANEIAKATGKPISEIPLAKFRPSTLPIKMASLLGGEKHD; this is encoded by the coding sequence ATGGAGCAAAATGATATTACTATCTGTCGTTGTGAAGATATAACATTAGGGGAAATAAGAGAACAAATTGCACTAGGAAAACACACTATAGAAGAAATTAAACGGGCCTGTCGCGCTGGCATGGGGCCTTGCCAGGGAAGAACCTGCGCTCCTCTCATTGCCAACGAAATTGCTAAGGCAACAGGAAAACCCATTTCTGAAATTCCTTTGGCAAAATTCCGCCCCTCTACCTTACCGATTAAAATGGCTTCTTTGTTAGGAGGGGAAAAACATGATTAA
- a CDS encoding 4Fe-4S binding protein yields MPSKERFAEGPVALFECLQQIPCNPCADACPRGAITVKEINDCPSLNEELCNGCGICMTHCPGLSIFVVDYTYGKEVALVKIPYEFSPLPSAKEEVDALNRQGECVGSAQVIRVQNSPNKTNIIWLSVPQELAMEVRSIRLRKEERDGAK; encoded by the coding sequence ATGCCATCAAAAGAACGGTTTGCTGAAGGTCCAGTTGCCTTGTTTGAATGTTTGCAGCAAATTCCCTGTAATCCCTGCGCCGATGCTTGTCCGCGAGGAGCCATTACGGTGAAAGAAATAAATGATTGTCCTTCTTTAAATGAAGAACTTTGCAATGGTTGTGGTATCTGTATGACCCATTGCCCAGGATTATCAATTTTCGTAGTAGATTATACCTATGGTAAAGAAGTTGCCTTAGTCAAAATCCCTTATGAGTTTTCTCCTTTGCCCAGTGCTAAGGAAGAGGTGGATGCATTAAATCGTCAAGGCGAGTGTGTAGGCAGTGCTCAAGTCATTCGTGTGCAGAACTCACCAAATAAAACAAATATTATTTGGTTATCTGTACCTCAGGAGTTAGCTATGGAGGTTCGTAGCATTCGCCTGAGAAAGGAGGAACGTGATGGAGCAAAATGA
- a CDS encoding NAD(P)/FAD-dependent oxidoreductase yields MITTEILVVGAGPAGLMAAIHAAEAGAKVLLVERADRLGGQLIKQTHKFFGSKAEFAGERGIDIANKLISSSQECSNITLWKNAAVLGIYPDGVVTISHEGAFCTVKPKKIIIATGASEKTMAFPNNDLPGIYGAGAVQTLMNVHGVIPGKRLLMVGAGNIGVIVAYQLLQAGVEVAGIVEAAPQVGGYQVHAAKLKRHGVPIYTSHSVKSAHGDSYLEGVTICKLDENWQPIEGSDQYIPVDGLCLAVGLSPLTELLWQAGCKMKYAGELGGYVPLRDANMRTTHENIYVAGDVSGVEEASAAMVEGKIAGLYVASALGYTTTTFLKDLQEAKSQLSALRSGPASVKICNGLSKVVLEEVG; encoded by the coding sequence ATGATCACTACAGAAATACTAGTGGTTGGTGCTGGTCCTGCTGGTTTAATGGCAGCCATCCATGCTGCAGAAGCTGGGGCAAAGGTACTTTTAGTAGAAAGGGCCGATCGCTTAGGTGGGCAGCTCATCAAACAAACGCATAAGTTTTTTGGTTCAAAAGCTGAATTTGCTGGTGAACGAGGAATCGATATAGCAAATAAGTTAATTAGTTCAAGTCAAGAATGTTCAAATATAACACTTTGGAAGAATGCAGCAGTACTTGGAATTTATCCTGACGGAGTTGTTACCATTTCTCATGAAGGTGCATTCTGCACTGTAAAGCCAAAGAAAATCATTATTGCAACAGGTGCTTCGGAAAAAACAATGGCATTTCCTAATAATGATCTACCAGGTATTTATGGTGCAGGGGCAGTGCAGACCTTAATGAACGTACATGGTGTTATACCAGGCAAACGATTATTAATGGTAGGAGCAGGAAACATTGGTGTAATTGTTGCCTATCAACTATTGCAGGCAGGTGTTGAGGTAGCAGGTATCGTAGAAGCAGCGCCTCAAGTAGGTGGGTATCAAGTTCATGCCGCTAAGTTAAAACGTCATGGCGTACCAATTTATACTTCTCATTCTGTGAAATCAGCTCACGGCGATTCTTATTTAGAAGGCGTTACCATTTGCAAACTAGACGAAAATTGGCAACCAATTGAGGGAAGTGATCAATATATTCCTGTAGATGGACTTTGCCTAGCTGTTGGCTTAAGTCCCTTGACAGAATTATTGTGGCAGGCTGGCTGTAAGATGAAGTATGCAGGAGAGTTAGGTGGCTATGTGCCTTTGCGGGATGCAAATATGAGAACGACTCACGAGAATATTTATGTTGCAGGTGATGTTTCTGGTGTGGAAGAAGCCTCGGCGGCTATGGTAGAAGGAAAAATAGCAGGACTTTACGTTGCGTCAGCTCTAGGCTATACAACTACTACGTTTTTGAAGGACCTTCAAGAAGCAAAATCTCAATTAAGTGCTCTACGGTCTGGCCCTGCAAGTGTGAAAATATGTAATGGACTTAGCAAAGTTGTCTTAGAGGAGGTCGGATAG
- a CDS encoding (2Fe-2S)-binding protein — translation MRIVNHPILTFPQQTMVSFTLNGQRLEGVEGEPIAAALHAADIKVLRHSHERHRPRGLFCAIGNCSSCLMTVDKIPNVRVCVEPLRAGMAVETQEGKGKIL, via the coding sequence ATGAGAATTGTCAACCATCCAATTTTGACATTTCCACAACAAACCATGGTTTCCTTCACCTTAAATGGTCAAAGGTTAGAAGGAGTAGAGGGAGAGCCTATTGCTGCTGCATTACATGCGGCTGATATAAAGGTATTGCGTCATAGTCATGAACGTCATCGTCCTCGTGGTCTTTTTTGTGCGATTGGAAACTGTTCTTCTTGTTTAATGACTGTAGATAAAATTCCAAATGTACGAGTTTGTGTCGAACCCCTTCGTGCTGGTATGGCTGTTGAGACGCAAGAAGGGAAGGGGAAGATACTATGA
- a CDS encoding sigma-54-dependent Fis family transcriptional regulator, which translates to MSMQIPLTLEQLSTYIEAEQSDKIIEGFQELLSLYQLQQARLEALLDTVNEAVCVIDESDKVVVWNHHAELLYGIAADEIIEKPIEGFFSNLMLTKVMKERRTVHEEYHTPCPDTHVLINARPVRLWGQVIGGVCAERDITEVVQLNQKLSQTHQEVQSLKQEIDKIHSQADYFAAIYGHSAAIREAISIARRVASTKVPVLLRGESGTGKELFARAIHDASQCSGPFIAINCGAISPNLFESELFGYQPGAFTGADRKGKVGLLEQANGGTLLLDELGDMPKDMQVKLLRVLQDKSFFRVGGNKAIHIDVRIIAATHRNLEEMIRQGEFREDLYYRLNVVAVSLPSLRERLDDIPELVHKGIQYYGNLHDKKISKVDPALMASLIQYSWPGNIRELFNVLERLVVLADSNFLGMDNLPSNFNQLVCHVVDSETRVMDAGLLEVTISLEKEMIAKVLSEQHYNKAAAAKKLGIPRSTLYYKMQRLGLECQ; encoded by the coding sequence ATGAGCATGCAAATTCCCTTGACGCTGGAACAATTATCCACATATATTGAAGCAGAGCAGTCAGATAAGATTATCGAGGGTTTTCAAGAACTATTGTCTTTATATCAATTGCAGCAAGCTAGGTTAGAAGCCTTACTAGATACAGTAAATGAAGCGGTATGTGTTATTGATGAATCTGATAAAGTGGTAGTGTGGAACCATCATGCAGAGCTTTTATACGGCATTGCTGCGGATGAGATTATAGAGAAACCCATCGAAGGCTTTTTCTCGAATTTGATGTTAACTAAAGTGATGAAAGAGCGTCGAACCGTTCATGAAGAATATCATACACCTTGTCCTGATACTCATGTGCTCATTAATGCTAGGCCCGTACGTTTGTGGGGTCAAGTGATTGGTGGAGTTTGTGCAGAACGGGATATTACAGAGGTAGTACAATTAAATCAAAAATTATCGCAAACCCATCAGGAAGTGCAATCCTTAAAGCAAGAAATTGATAAGATTCATTCCCAAGCCGATTATTTTGCGGCTATATATGGTCACAGTGCAGCGATTCGCGAAGCCATTAGTATAGCTAGACGGGTTGCTTCGACAAAGGTGCCAGTATTACTGCGAGGTGAAAGTGGTACAGGAAAAGAACTCTTTGCCCGTGCAATTCACGATGCCAGTCAATGTAGTGGACCTTTTATTGCCATAAATTGCGGAGCGATATCGCCTAATTTATTTGAAAGCGAGTTATTTGGTTATCAACCAGGCGCCTTTACAGGAGCAGATCGAAAGGGAAAAGTAGGTTTATTAGAGCAAGCAAATGGGGGAACTTTATTACTGGATGAATTAGGTGATATGCCTAAAGATATGCAAGTTAAGCTATTAAGGGTCTTACAAGATAAAAGCTTTTTTCGAGTTGGTGGTAATAAAGCCATCCATATTGATGTGCGAATTATTGCAGCTACCCATCGTAATTTGGAAGAAATGATCCGCCAGGGTGAATTTCGGGAAGATTTATATTACCGCTTAAATGTAGTGGCAGTATCTTTGCCCTCATTAAGGGAACGTTTAGATGATATTCCGGAACTGGTTCATAAAGGAATTCAATATTACGGTAACCTTCACGATAAAAAGATTAGCAAAGTAGATCCGGCCCTTATGGCTTCCCTGATTCAATACTCTTGGCCCGGAAATATTAGAGAGTTATTTAATGTTCTAGAAAGGTTGGTTGTTCTAGCAGATAGTAATTTCTTGGGTATGGATAACTTACCGAGTAATTTCAATCAACTGGTCTGCCATGTAGTGGATTCGGAAACTAGGGTAATGGATGCTGGTCTTCTTGAGGTAACAATTAGTTTAGAAAAAGAAATGATTGCCAAGGTATTATCTGAGCAGCATTATAATAAAGCTGCGGCAGCGAAAAAATTAGGCATCCCTCGCAGTACTCTCTACTACAAAATGCAAAGATTAGGATTAGAGTGTCAATAA
- a CDS encoding alanyl-tRNA editing protein, translating into MTVKKIFWEDPYLKEHIATVTSIDENGITLDETIVYAFSGGQASDSGTMNDYQIIEAKKVEKEIYYRLDTEQDLKVGDTVNLVVDWEKRYKIMRLHFAAEIILELMTQHFHNPKKIGANITSDKARVDFEWEGNISAAFPLLEEKSEEIIKADVPITSAFSDEEKETRYWQIDGFAKVPCGGTHIKRTGEVGGIRLKRGKGLGKNKERIEIYLTE; encoded by the coding sequence ATGACTGTCAAAAAAATATTTTGGGAAGATCCATACTTGAAAGAACATATTGCAACAGTAACTTCTATTGATGAAAATGGCATTACTTTGGATGAAACTATAGTATATGCCTTTTCTGGTGGACAGGCGTCAGATTCTGGTACTATGAATGATTACCAGATTATAGAGGCAAAAAAAGTCGAAAAGGAAATATATTATAGGTTAGACACAGAGCAAGATCTGAAAGTTGGTGATACAGTTAACCTTGTTGTTGACTGGGAGAAAAGATACAAAATTATGCGCTTGCATTTTGCTGCCGAAATTATCTTAGAATTAATGACGCAACACTTTCATAATCCTAAAAAAATCGGCGCAAATATTACTTCAGATAAAGCACGAGTGGATTTTGAATGGGAAGGAAACATTTCAGCAGCCTTTCCTTTGCTTGAAGAAAAATCGGAGGAAATAATAAAAGCGGATGTTCCAATAACCAGTGCCTTTAGTGATGAAGAAAAGGAAACTCGTTATTGGCAAATAGACGGTTTCGCCAAGGTTCCTTGCGGTGGAACCCATATTAAACGGACTGGTGAAGTAGGGGGAATTCGTCTAAAAAGAGGAAAAGGCTTAGGGAAAAACAAAGAAAGAATTGAAATATATCTGACTGAGTAG
- the ilvA gene encoding threonine ammonia-lyase, with protein MSNSKPFKLENSYVSMEDIYIANQKLQGVIKKTELIESPVFSSECGNRVFIKPENLQMTGAFKIRGAYNKLSKLNELEKSRGVIASSAGNHAQGIGYAAQLLGVKATVVMPATTPIIKVEATKNYGAEVVLYGDSYDEAYKKARELEAEHNYVFVHPFDDLDVIIGQGTVALDILNDLEDVDEILVPIGGGGLASGVAFVAKMLKPSIKVIGVEPDGACCIKESLAQGKVTELEKVDTIADGAAVKRPGTLTFEFIREFVDEIITVSDFDIAEAILLLIEKHKLITEGAGALSLAGLKKLQSKGKKVVCLVSGGNIDILTISAIINKALVFRGRLFCFTVNLPDKPGELLHVAKILSDSNANVIKLDHNQSKVMDSFKQVQLEVTVETNGHCHVEEIESAFQKHGIEIQKIY; from the coding sequence ATGTCAAACAGCAAACCTTTTAAACTAGAAAATTCTTATGTATCAATGGAAGATATCTATATAGCAAACCAAAAATTGCAAGGCGTGATAAAAAAAACAGAACTCATTGAAAGTCCAGTTTTTAGTAGTGAGTGTGGAAATCGTGTATTCATAAAACCAGAAAATCTGCAAATGACAGGTGCTTTTAAAATCCGTGGTGCTTATAATAAATTGAGTAAACTAAATGAATTAGAGAAAAGCAGAGGTGTTATCGCTTCTTCTGCGGGAAATCATGCCCAAGGTATTGGTTATGCTGCTCAATTACTTGGAGTTAAGGCTACTGTTGTTATGCCGGCTACTACACCGATCATCAAGGTAGAGGCGACGAAAAACTATGGTGCAGAAGTAGTCTTATATGGTGATAGTTATGACGAAGCATATAAAAAAGCGAGAGAGCTTGAGGCGGAGCATAATTATGTTTTTGTTCATCCTTTTGATGACTTGGATGTTATCATTGGGCAAGGTACTGTGGCTTTAGATATCCTAAATGATTTAGAAGATGTTGATGAGATACTAGTTCCCATAGGGGGAGGCGGTTTGGCTAGCGGGGTGGCTTTTGTTGCAAAAATGCTAAAACCAAGCATAAAGGTAATCGGAGTGGAACCAGATGGAGCCTGCTGTATAAAGGAATCCCTTGCTCAGGGAAAAGTAACGGAACTAGAGAAAGTGGATACCATAGCTGATGGGGCAGCAGTTAAGAGGCCGGGGACGTTAACTTTTGAGTTTATTAGAGAATTTGTAGATGAGATTATTACGGTTTCTGATTTTGATATAGCAGAGGCAATACTACTTTTAATCGAGAAACATAAGCTGATTACCGAAGGTGCAGGAGCATTATCTTTAGCAGGGCTAAAAAAATTACAGTCGAAGGGGAAAAAGGTAGTTTGTTTAGTAAGTGGTGGAAATATTGATATTTTAACCATTTCTGCCATCATTAATAAAGCACTTGTATTTCGTGGCAGATTGTTTTGCTTTACTGTCAATCTACCAGATAAACCAGGTGAGTTATTACATGTTGCAAAAATTCTTTCTGATTCAAATGCAAATGTAATAAAATTAGATCATAATCAGTCTAAGGTTATGGATAGCTTTAAACAAGTTCAGCTAGAAGTAACAGTGGAAACAAATGGACATTGTCATGTGGAAGAAATTGAATCAGCATTCCAGAAGCATGGGATAGAAATTCAAAAAATTTATTAG
- a CDS encoding DUF47 domain-containing protein, with translation MAKNNFWERLFPVKWDFNKMLHDQALVTCSGMKSLEKWISSRSKEDYQLVFREADRADGIRFTMENNLVEAFVTPFDRQDIYSLSVEMDRIVEYAKSTLEEMEAFEVFADSVIIKMVEQLYKGTEQLAEAIDLLKGDPIKSQTYIESIREVQLRVEADYRDGMVELFNRGDLMYAMKYREVYHHIKDAAIHLGYTTDILHKVIVRIT, from the coding sequence ATGGCTAAAAATAACTTTTGGGAAAGATTATTTCCTGTCAAATGGGATTTTAATAAGATGTTACATGATCAAGCTTTGGTTACTTGTAGTGGTATGAAAAGTCTAGAAAAATGGATTTCTAGTAGATCAAAGGAAGATTATCAGCTAGTGTTCCGTGAGGCAGATCGGGCAGATGGGATTCGATTTACTATGGAAAATAATCTAGTAGAGGCTTTTGTTACTCCTTTTGATAGGCAGGATATTTATTCTCTTTCTGTAGAAATGGATAGGATTGTTGAATATGCTAAGTCTACCTTAGAAGAAATGGAAGCATTTGAAGTCTTTGCTGACTCAGTTATTATAAAAATGGTAGAACAATTATATAAAGGAACGGAGCAGCTTGCTGAGGCAATTGACTTATTAAAGGGAGATCCTATTAAGTCGCAAACTTATATAGAAAGCATTCGTGAAGTACAGTTACGGGTGGAAGCTGATTATCGCGACGGTATGGTAGAGCTTTTTAATCGGGGAGACCTTATGTATGCAATGAAATATAGGGAGGTATATCATCATATTAAGGATGCGGCCATCCATCTAGGATATACTACAGATATTTTGCATAAGGTTATAGTGCGAATTACGTAG